A portion of the Candidatus Poseidoniia archaeon genome contains these proteins:
- a CDS encoding type II secretion system F family protein, producing MAPVVLSGLQSLSLLLFGWLGRLLTKDSYKLKQQLVKARIPLLPEGYVAHAAMQVLVTFIAGLVLVFAFIAVGVPFLAQMTGPNGEPIIVSEFIQAVLALVLVIVLPLLIAMVNWLEPGLRVGSRATDMDRKLPFAASYTAAMAAANATPAMIFKSLARNEDIYGEISRDAAWIYHSIEFMGRDLVTTLKEGVERSPSERFAEFLQGIVGTLTSGGNLKLYFLNRAEYYAQANRVHVKSVIQQMALFAEAYVVMAVALPIFAMIMAVITFWVSGSGMKLEEEHLYIMVFLMFPIIQIFFAYIFLSLSNEVAID from the coding sequence GTGGCACCGGTGGTTCTAAGCGGTCTGCAGTCGCTCAGCCTGCTCCTTTTCGGCTGGCTGGGTCGCTTGCTGACCAAGGATTCCTACAAGCTCAAGCAACAGCTCGTGAAGGCACGCATTCCGCTGCTGCCCGAAGGCTATGTTGCCCACGCCGCGATGCAGGTTCTAGTTACATTTATCGCCGGACTGGTACTGGTGTTTGCGTTCATTGCCGTCGGCGTGCCATTCCTGGCGCAGATGACCGGCCCGAACGGTGAGCCGATTATCGTCTCGGAATTTATACAGGCCGTTCTGGCGCTGGTGCTGGTTATCGTGCTGCCGCTGCTGATAGCGATGGTGAACTGGCTCGAGCCCGGGCTGAGAGTCGGCTCGCGCGCTACGGATATGGACCGCAAGCTGCCCTTCGCCGCCAGCTACACGGCAGCGATGGCGGCGGCTAACGCAACGCCGGCGATGATTTTCAAGTCGCTCGCCCGTAACGAGGATATCTATGGCGAGATTTCGCGCGACGCCGCCTGGATTTACCACTCCATCGAATTCATGGGCCGTGACCTGGTGACGACACTCAAGGAGGGCGTCGAACGGTCGCCCTCGGAACGGTTTGCCGAGTTCCTGCAGGGAATTGTTGGCACGCTTACCTCGGGCGGTAACCTGAAGCTCTACTTCCTGAACCGGGCAGAATACTACGCTCAGGCCAACCGGGTGCATGTGAAGAGCGTCATCCAGCAGATGGCACTCTTTGCGGAAGCGTATGTGGTGATGGCGGTGGCACTGCCAATTTTCGCGATGATTATGGCCGTGATTACTTTCTGGGTTTCCGGGTCCGGGATGAAACTGGAGGAAGAGCACCTCTACATAATGGTCTTCCTGATGTTCCCGATAATCCAGATTTTCTTCGCCTATATTTTCCTCTCACTGAGCAATGAGGTCGCAATCGATTAA
- the pyrG gene encoding CTP synthase (glutamine hydrolyzing) gives MKYIIVTGGVLSGLGKGVTSSSIGVLLQRAGYRVTAVKMDPYLNCDAGTMNPYEHGEVFVMTDGSEVDLDLGNYERFLNCNLTAAHNITTGKVFRSVIEKERRGDYLGQTVQIIPHVVHEIVDSMRGAAESASADICLVELGGTVGDIESMPFMEAVRQLHREEGHENVMFIHTTLVPVIGAVGEQKTKPTQHSVKELQGLGIRPDVIVGRSTDPLEPDIAAKIAFFADIPPENVVSAPDAESIYHVPMHFVDQQVPQLIEERLGLKRREPDMTQWQDFAERVSNGTREVEIALIGKYTDLKDSYISHEETLRYAGALEDCRVRIRWLEAPDLEEAGNAAALEGVNGVVVPGGFGNRGAEGKIMAAQWARENGVPYLGVCFGFQLAVIEFCRHVLDLEKANSSELDPDSAHHVVDLLPEQHEVTEMGATMRLGDHDVALDKGVASELYGSDSIQERHRHRFEINPDYIERIEAAGMRFTGRDTSGRRMEVLELQGHPYFLASQFHPEFKSRPDAPSPLHLGLVRAALEYTA, from the coding sequence ATGAAGTATATCATTGTGACTGGCGGTGTCCTTTCCGGACTGGGAAAGGGCGTAACCTCTTCCTCGATTGGCGTGCTGCTACAGCGTGCCGGGTACCGTGTTACCGCGGTCAAGATGGACCCCTACCTGAACTGCGACGCGGGGACCATGAATCCTTACGAACATGGCGAAGTATTCGTCATGACCGATGGTTCCGAGGTCGACCTCGACCTCGGCAACTATGAGCGATTCCTCAACTGCAACCTCACCGCAGCGCACAATATCACGACCGGAAAGGTGTTCCGCTCCGTAATCGAAAAGGAGCGTCGCGGCGACTATCTGGGGCAGACCGTCCAGATTATCCCGCACGTCGTACACGAAATCGTCGATTCGATGCGCGGCGCTGCCGAGAGCGCCTCGGCCGATATCTGCCTCGTTGAGCTTGGGGGAACGGTGGGCGACATCGAATCGATGCCGTTCATGGAGGCGGTGCGGCAGCTCCACCGCGAAGAGGGGCACGAGAACGTGATGTTCATCCACACTACACTGGTACCGGTGATTGGCGCTGTTGGCGAGCAAAAGACCAAGCCGACACAGCACTCGGTCAAGGAACTGCAGGGGCTCGGCATCCGGCCTGACGTTATTGTCGGCCGCTCGACCGACCCGCTCGAGCCGGATATCGCGGCCAAGATTGCCTTTTTCGCCGACATTCCTCCCGAGAACGTGGTTTCGGCACCCGACGCTGAGTCAATCTACCATGTCCCGATGCACTTCGTCGACCAGCAGGTTCCGCAGCTCATTGAGGAACGGCTGGGGCTGAAGCGCCGCGAGCCCGACATGACGCAGTGGCAGGACTTCGCCGAACGCGTCAGCAACGGCACGCGCGAAGTGGAAATCGCACTGATTGGCAAGTATACCGACCTGAAGGACTCCTACATTTCGCATGAGGAAACGCTGCGCTACGCCGGTGCGCTGGAGGATTGCCGCGTCCGCATCCGCTGGCTCGAGGCGCCCGACCTCGAAGAAGCCGGGAACGCCGCGGCACTGGAGGGCGTCAACGGCGTCGTCGTGCCGGGTGGCTTCGGCAACCGCGGTGCCGAAGGCAAAATCATGGCGGCGCAATGGGCGCGTGAGAACGGCGTGCCCTACCTCGGTGTCTGCTTCGGTTTCCAGCTGGCAGTCATCGAATTCTGCCGCCACGTCCTCGACCTTGAAAAGGCAAATTCCAGCGAGCTTGACCCGGATTCGGCCCACCATGTCGTGGACCTGCTTCCCGAGCAACACGAGGTGACCGAGATGGGCGCCACGATGCGGCTGGGAGACCACGATGTGGCGCTCGACAAAGGCGTCGCGAGCGAGCTTTACGGCAGCGACTCAATCCAGGAGCGGCATCGCCATCGCTTCGAAATCAATCCAGACTACATCGAGCGCATCGAGGCGGCAGGAATGCGATTCACAGGTCGCGACACCTCGGGCCGCCGCATGGAAGTGCTGGAATTGCAGGGGCATCCCTACTTCCTGGCATCGCAGTTCCACCCTGAGTTCAAGTCGCGTCCCGACGCGCCTTCGCCGCTGCATCTGGGACTGGTGCGCGCAGCGCTCGAGTATACAGCATAA
- a CDS encoding type II/IV secretion system ATPase subunit: MLSPSEETVDESQLSWREKRRLRKERKQQEQARKAAEKAGVIHDLVMDDIELGEDFEELDTYPVRPPFSYVRILFDKRDYSRFYYVVEPKASEQEKQDLDTIQSVLQRALNISRETLEEGQDEFLHQAVDDILDAYRLPSRKSNREKIHYYIERDLVGYGMIDTMMHDPNIEDVSCDGPGVEVFVYHRRFESLRTNVLWSDEFELERYIIRMAQRCGKHISIAEPLLDATLMDGSRIVMTLGREVSTKGSTFTIRRFRDEPFTPVDLLEFKTFSSMQIAFFWLAMQYGMSMLFVGGTASGKTTSLNACSLFLPWQHKIVSIEETRELNLPHPNWIPGCTREGFGGESAMAGVKAAGVVDMYDLLRAALRERPEYIIVGEIRGAEAYVLFQAMATGHTTYSTFHADSIQSLVHRLENKPIEIPRVLIPSLDAISIQIQTRVGGKRVRRNKNIVEIIGIDPHSHELLTNEAFRWDNATDEFVFTGKSYVLEKIMMKANLNRVEIMDEIKRRQLVIEWCLKKSIRDYRDFARVVAEYYVHPEDVMRQVYADLQVGGRKRRRKMKDRDLDLSGAGAAEEGVDITEFPAKVQQKFQKRLAKEEAARAKADARAAATDDEGKRAKLEAKEATRRAKSDAYLERDMLKAQARYAPLRQLTPAAAQLGLGDVSSLSVREAGRLLKSCNRELSARVGAEARQVKLASSPDKQASAAAKEEARQAKATTKLQAELAKRVERSANPRWWHRWF; the protein is encoded by the coding sequence ATGCTATCGCCGTCCGAGGAAACGGTCGACGAGAGCCAGCTTTCATGGCGTGAAAAACGGCGCTTGCGCAAGGAACGCAAGCAGCAGGAGCAGGCCCGCAAGGCGGCCGAGAAGGCAGGCGTCATCCACGACCTCGTCATGGACGACATCGAGCTGGGCGAGGATTTCGAGGAACTCGACACCTACCCCGTAAGGCCACCCTTCTCCTATGTCAGAATCCTGTTCGACAAGCGTGACTATTCACGATTCTACTACGTTGTCGAACCCAAGGCGAGCGAGCAGGAGAAGCAGGATCTGGACACTATCCAGTCAGTGCTCCAGCGAGCGCTCAACATCAGCCGCGAGACCCTCGAGGAGGGGCAGGACGAGTTCCTGCATCAGGCGGTTGACGACATCCTCGACGCGTACCGGCTTCCGAGCCGCAAGAGCAACCGCGAGAAAATCCACTACTACATCGAGCGTGACCTGGTGGGCTACGGCATGATTGATACCATGATGCACGACCCGAACATCGAGGATGTTTCCTGCGACGGCCCCGGCGTCGAGGTGTTCGTCTACCACCGGCGCTTCGAGTCGCTGCGGACCAATGTCCTCTGGTCTGACGAATTCGAGCTGGAGCGATACATCATCCGCATGGCACAACGCTGCGGTAAGCACATCTCGATTGCTGAACCGCTGCTCGACGCAACGTTGATGGACGGCTCGCGTATCGTCATGACGCTGGGCCGTGAGGTCTCCACGAAAGGTTCGACCTTTACCATCCGGCGTTTCCGTGACGAACCGTTCACGCCGGTGGACCTGCTAGAGTTCAAGACCTTCTCCTCGATGCAGATTGCCTTCTTCTGGCTCGCGATGCAATACGGCATGTCGATGCTGTTTGTCGGTGGTACTGCTTCCGGCAAGACCACTTCGCTCAACGCATGCTCGCTCTTCCTGCCGTGGCAGCACAAGATTGTGAGTATTGAGGAAACGCGTGAGCTGAACCTGCCGCATCCCAACTGGATTCCCGGCTGTACCCGCGAGGGTTTCGGTGGTGAATCCGCCATGGCGGGCGTCAAGGCGGCGGGAGTGGTCGACATGTACGACCTGCTGCGAGCAGCGCTGCGTGAGCGGCCGGAATACATCATTGTGGGAGAAATTCGTGGCGCAGAGGCTTATGTGCTGTTCCAGGCCATGGCGACGGGGCACACTACCTATTCCACCTTCCACGCCGATTCAATCCAGAGTCTGGTGCACCGGCTTGAGAACAAGCCGATTGAGATTCCGCGCGTGCTGATTCCATCGCTTGACGCGATTTCAATCCAGATTCAGACCCGCGTTGGTGGGAAGCGCGTGCGGCGCAACAAGAACATCGTCGAGATTATCGGTATTGATCCCCATTCGCACGAGTTGCTGACCAACGAGGCTTTCCGCTGGGACAACGCCACCGACGAGTTCGTCTTCACCGGCAAGTCCTACGTGCTTGAGAAAATCATGATGAAAGCTAACCTGAACCGCGTTGAAATCATGGATGAAATCAAGCGGCGGCAGCTGGTCATTGAGTGGTGCCTCAAGAAGAGTATCCGGGACTATCGCGACTTTGCCCGTGTAGTGGCCGAGTATTACGTACACCCCGAGGACGTGATGCGCCAGGTTTACGCTGACCTGCAGGTGGGCGGCCGCAAACGTCGCCGCAAGATGAAGGACCGTGACCTTGACTTGAGTGGTGCTGGCGCGGCCGAGGAGGGTGTCGATATCACCGAGTTCCCGGCCAAGGTGCAGCAGAAGTTCCAGAAGCGATTAGCCAAGGAAGAAGCGGCTCGTGCGAAGGCCGATGCCCGGGCGGCCGCAACTGACGATGAAGGCAAGCGCGCCAAGCTTGAGGCAAAGGAGGCGACCCGACGCGCCAAGTCGGACGCCTATCTCGAGCGTGATATGCTGAAGGCACAGGCCCGCTACGCCCCGCTGCGACAGCTGACGCCTGCCGCGGCGCAGCTCGGGCTTGGAGATGTTTCCAGCCTGTCCGTGCGCGAAGCGGGCCGGCTACTGAAGTCGTGTAACCGTGAGCTATCTGCCCGTGTCGGGGCCGAGGCGCGGCAGGTCAAGCTCGCCTCCAGCCCGGACAAGCAGGCGAGCGCAGCAGCCAAGGAAGAGGCCCGGCAGGCCAAGGCTACGACCAAGCTGCAGGCTGAACTGGCGAAGCGTGTTGAGCGCTCGGCCAATCCGCGCTGGTGGCACCGGTGGTTCTAA
- a CDS encoding type II secretion system F family protein: MAGNLEKRVYRDERTGKKRRWMTYRLAQKWLEVKGGKTDITAYVVVFLSLMMGGALIALGQLNHQADLTTHVTDFDGDSQFDNPEAMNDGPFTITPNMYGLPSIAKNESRDADPLISGIDEDVEAITWYRHYPEISTLDYYVFALIALMLPYGIWGWREDKLRARVEEKFPDFLRDLAEYWKGGLSMTVAIQTLARGEYGNLNDEVHKMSTQISWGISFGEVLGMFTERVRSPIVTRAVRMVDEANRAGGRISDILLAASYDAKEIKALETERAQEVTSYIMVVYTSFLVYLIIILVLANTFVPAIADSASATGAEGSMSIGNLQVRNLNEVWISTIFLYSIIVQSIGNGMAAGFMSTGRLYSAFNRSSMLLFIGWLIFEMMGIATSVISPGTVA; encoded by the coding sequence ATGGCTGGTAATCTCGAGAAACGGGTCTACCGCGATGAGCGGACCGGCAAGAAGCGGCGCTGGATGACCTACCGCCTGGCGCAAAAGTGGCTCGAGGTGAAGGGGGGCAAGACTGACATTACGGCCTATGTCGTTGTCTTCCTCTCGCTGATGATGGGTGGCGCGCTCATCGCGCTGGGGCAGTTGAACCACCAGGCCGACCTGACAACGCACGTCACCGATTTCGACGGTGACTCGCAGTTCGACAATCCGGAGGCCATGAACGATGGCCCCTTCACGATTACGCCCAATATGTATGGCCTCCCTTCGATTGCCAAGAACGAGAGCCGTGACGCTGACCCTCTGATTAGCGGTATCGATGAGGATGTAGAAGCCATAACCTGGTATCGACACTATCCTGAAATTTCGACCCTTGACTACTACGTTTTCGCACTGATTGCGCTAATGCTGCCTTATGGCATATGGGGCTGGCGTGAAGACAAGCTTCGGGCGCGGGTCGAGGAGAAATTCCCCGACTTCCTGCGCGATCTGGCTGAGTACTGGAAGGGTGGTCTCAGCATGACCGTTGCTATCCAGACGCTGGCGCGGGGAGAGTATGGAAACCTCAACGACGAAGTGCACAAGATGTCGACTCAGATTTCATGGGGAATTTCTTTCGGTGAGGTGCTGGGGATGTTCACCGAGCGAGTCCGATCACCAATCGTGACTCGGGCGGTCCGCATGGTTGATGAGGCCAACCGTGCGGGAGGCCGCATTTCGGACATCCTGCTCGCCGCCTCGTATGATGCCAAGGAAATCAAGGCGCTCGAGACTGAGCGAGCGCAGGAAGTTACCAGCTATATCATGGTGGTTTACACTTCGTTTCTGGTCTACCTGATTATTATCCTTGTCCTGGCCAACACTTTCGTCCCGGCGATTGCCGATTCCGCCTCTGCCACCGGCGCAGAAGGTTCGATGTCTATCGGTAACCTACAGGTGCGCAACCTGAACGAAGTCTGGATTTCGACAATCTTCCTCTACAGCATAATTGTCCAGAGCATTGGCAACGGCATGGCGGCCGGTTTCATGTCCACTGGCAGGCTCTACTCGGCGTTCAACCGTTCCTCGATGTTGCTCTTCATCGGCTGGCTGATCTTCGAAATGATGGGAATCGCTACTTCGGTCATCAGTCCAGGTACTGTCGCCTGA
- the trxB gene encoding thioredoxin-disulfide reductase: MAEKLIIIGSGPAGYTAGLYASRAMLEPLLFAGYASGGQLMLTNEVENYPGYPEGIQGPEMMVQLRAQAERFGTRILDRNVDSVDLSRRPFGVTSGDKSWEMEALVIATGAEAIWLDVENEEVHKGRGISTCATCDGAFFRDKEVMVVGGGDSAMEEATFLTRFCPKVTIVHRREGLRASQIMGQRARDNPRIAWKLNRTVTGWLGEEGDFRGARLRSTADDSEEDLACGGAFIAIGHKPITSFLGGQLETDDSGYLLWKQHSMTSVEGVFAAGDVVDTRYRQAITAAGMGCMAAIDAERWLEAQ; this comes from the coding sequence ATGGCCGAGAAGCTGATTATTATCGGGTCGGGACCGGCCGGCTATACTGCCGGACTATACGCATCGCGGGCGATGCTCGAGCCGTTGCTTTTCGCCGGCTACGCTAGCGGCGGGCAGCTAATGCTCACCAATGAGGTCGAGAATTACCCCGGCTACCCCGAGGGAATCCAGGGTCCCGAGATGATGGTGCAGCTGCGTGCGCAGGCGGAGCGCTTCGGCACCCGCATCCTTGACCGCAACGTTGACTCTGTCGACCTCTCGCGACGGCCGTTCGGGGTCACCAGCGGCGACAAATCGTGGGAGATGGAGGCGCTCGTCATTGCGACTGGCGCCGAGGCCATCTGGCTCGACGTCGAGAACGAGGAAGTGCACAAGGGGCGCGGGATTTCGACCTGCGCCACCTGCGACGGCGCCTTCTTTCGCGACAAGGAAGTCATGGTTGTCGGCGGCGGCGACTCAGCGATGGAGGAGGCGACCTTTCTGACCCGTTTCTGCCCGAAAGTGACGATTGTCCACCGCCGCGAGGGGCTGCGCGCGTCGCAAATTATGGGGCAGCGCGCCCGCGACAATCCGCGCATCGCCTGGAAGCTGAACCGCACGGTCACCGGCTGGCTCGGCGAGGAGGGTGACTTCCGCGGCGCGCGACTGCGCTCGACCGCTGACGACAGCGAGGAGGACCTCGCCTGCGGCGGGGCGTTCATCGCCATCGGCCATAAGCCGATTACCAGCTTCCTCGGCGGGCAGCTGGAGACAGATGATTCGGGCTACCTGCTCTGGAAGCAGCACTCCATGACTTCCGTGGAGGGCGTATTCGCGGCGGGCGACGTCGTCGACACACGCTACCGGCAGGCAATAACCGCGGCCGGAATGGGTTGCATGGCGGCGATAGACGCCGAGCGCTGGCTCGAGGCGCAGTAG